A genomic region of Trifolium pratense cultivar HEN17-A07 linkage group LG3, ARS_RC_1.1, whole genome shotgun sequence contains the following coding sequences:
- the LOC123918292 gene encoding putative F-box/LRR-repeat protein 23, translated as MMASSSIPVKDAEGEKPKVPNWLNLPRDITANILGRLSTIYLVTSVCLVCPLWWNICKDPHIWRTIQINYFETYYRRYINYFDEILRYAVDRSCGHLEDIVIDTFCSDELLEYIAENASNLRCLRLEECRRISEKGFIEAVRKLPLLEEVYINSISCLTKDSLEALGRSCPHLKSLEFVREGIGHSIIVGFDDNDAVAISETMPRLRSLDINRNRITNIGLLAILDGCPLLEYLNLERSLYLDLSESLRKRCLEQIKDLRLLDNKDDLLMYYPSDHSQSDEYYPSDHSESGGLSDDENLRQW; from the exons ATGATGGCATCTTCTTCAATTCCTGTAAAGGATGCAGAAGGTGAGAAGCCAAAGGTGCCAAATTGGCTAAATCTTCCAAGAGACATTACAGCAAACATCCTTGGAAGGCTTAGTACCATTTATTTGGTAACAAGTGTATGTCTAGTTTGTCCTTTATGGTGGAACATATGCAAGGATCCTCACATTTGGCGCACCATTCAGATAAACTACTTTGAAACTTATTACCGCCGctacattaattattttgatgagaTCCTTCGTTATGCTGTTGATCGAAGTTGCGGTCACCTAGAAGACATTGTAATTGACACTTTTTGCAGTGATGAACTCCTTGAATATATAGCTGAAAA TGCCAGTAACCTTCGATGCTTGCGACTAGAAGAATGCCGGAGAATTTCAGAGAAAGGATTTATTGAAGCTGTGAGAAAGCTTCCTCTACTAGAGGAGGTGTACATTAATTCAATAAGCTGCCTAACAAAGGATTCTCTTGAAGCACTAGGCCGGTCATGCCCACATCTAAAATCGCTTGAATTTGTGAGAGAAGGAATAGGGCATTCAATTATTGTGGGTTTTGATGATAATGATGCTGTTGCTATTTCAGAAACAATGCCTAGACTACGCAGTCTTGATATCAACCGAAACAGGATCACAAATATTGGGCTTCTTGCAATTCTTGACGGATGTCCTCTTCTTGAATATCTTAACCTTGAACGAAGTCTGTATCTTGATTTGAGCGAAAGTTTGAGGAAAAGATGTCTTGAGCAAATTAAGGATTTACGACTGCTTGACAATAAAGATGACCTCTTGATGTATTATCCATCAGATCATTCTCAATCAGATGAGTATTATCCATCAGATCATTCTGAAAGTGGAGGTctaagtgatgatgaaaatctGAGGCAATGGTAA